A single genomic interval of Romboutsia ilealis harbors:
- a CDS encoding VOC family protein — MKFKFCHNNFNVLNLEKSLEFYTKALGLVETKRTVAEDGSFILVFLGDGESTHKLELTWLRDWDRPYNLGDNEFHLAFRVENFDGAYNLHKEMGCICYENKEMGIYFISDPDNYWIEIVPENMK; from the coding sequence ATGAAATTTAAGTTTTGTCACAATAATTTCAATGTATTAAATCTTGAAAAGAGTTTAGAATTTTATACAAAGGCACTTGGATTAGTTGAAACTAAAAGAACAGTAGCAGAAGATGGAAGCTTTATATTAGTGTTCTTAGGTGATGGAGAGAGTACACATAAGTTAGAATTAACTTGGTTAAGAGATTGGGATAGACCTTATAACTTGGGAGATAATGAGTTTCATCTAGCATTTAGAGTAGAAAATTTTGATGGTGCATATAATTTACATAAAGAAATGGGATGTATATGCTATGAAAATAAGGAAATGGGAATATACTTTATATCAGACCCAGATAATTATTGGATAGAAATAGTACCAGAAAATATGAAATAG
- a CDS encoding FUSC family protein, protein MIKKTIITNTITFMIVMFFVITFKSIFGNENTLIGVTTITATLMFLERDFTASPLKNVLKFIGVNLLIGLGASLIVASNLWLGLIINFIVVFIFSYIFTYNLRQPLYVPFGLQYIFLLSTPVSTDRLGIRLLALISGALIIMLVQLLVNRNKLDTHGNKILVGICESIENKVDCIKDKSDNYDSISNVSSSIDEFRTIIYDKRELDYYLTKEAKIKLNMSVALEGINTVLYSVDNKLINLNILDTLEELLKVAKKVISINPKKDKIIQLNSYDIKKLLDYCQEQEINDLLNLQLLEGMIYLDDTLQELTKLDKEQYNAINKIGKKVDVSSDKNIKYLFKTTDSPKYCYAMRMAITMTIGLFLIEYFKLSEGRWILFTILSLTTPLYETSKHKIIYRIEATLIGAIIITVLFSIFKSEDSRLLIVMLSGYLQGYVNEYKHKTIFVTISAIGSAAIVGNIQALTIGRIIMVVIGALVAIIANKYLFPYNLEKSNYQIRRIYDVSIKKMFNELCSLVEGKNNPEVIKNLFVTTSIIESKARINEQIDKDKNYISIVNERRCLVSNIYELYMWIYRENINLQDRDKIINYIKLLIEYRDDNKTDKVTLVEKGINESNNIKTKIIISTILVILEELERLSELVKLSEKAQI, encoded by the coding sequence GTGATTAAAAAGACCATTATAACTAATACTATTACATTTATGATTGTTATGTTTTTTGTTATTACATTCAAATCAATATTTGGAAATGAAAATACATTGATTGGTGTTACTACAATAACAGCAACGCTTATGTTTTTAGAGCGAGATTTTACAGCGTCACCTTTAAAAAATGTCTTAAAATTTATAGGAGTAAATTTATTGATAGGACTCGGAGCATCACTGATTGTTGCAAGTAATCTATGGCTAGGACTTATAATTAATTTTATAGTAGTATTTATATTTAGTTATATATTTACTTATAACTTAAGACAACCATTGTATGTTCCTTTTGGATTGCAGTATATATTTTTATTATCAACACCTGTATCAACTGACAGATTAGGAATCAGATTATTAGCCTTAATATCTGGAGCGTTGATAATAATGTTAGTCCAATTACTTGTTAATAGAAATAAATTAGATACTCATGGTAACAAGATATTAGTAGGTATATGTGAATCTATCGAGAATAAGGTAGATTGCATTAAAGATAAATCAGACAACTATGATTCTATAAGTAATGTAAGTTCATCTATAGATGAATTTAGAACTATAATATACGATAAGAGAGAGTTAGATTATTATTTGACAAAAGAGGCTAAAATAAAGTTGAATATGTCTGTAGCTCTAGAAGGTATAAATACTGTGTTATATAGTGTAGATAATAAGTTGATAAATCTAAACATACTAGATACTTTAGAAGAATTATTAAAAGTTGCAAAGAAAGTAATTTCTATTAATCCTAAAAAAGATAAAATAATACAACTGAATTCTTACGATATTAAGAAACTTTTAGATTATTGTCAAGAACAGGAAATAAATGATTTGCTTAATTTACAATTATTAGAAGGGATGATTTATTTAGATGATACGCTACAAGAGCTTACTAAACTTGATAAAGAACAATATAATGCAATTAATAAAATAGGAAAAAAAGTAGATGTATCTTCAGATAAAAATATCAAATATCTTTTTAAAACAACTGATTCACCTAAATACTGTTATGCCATGCGTATGGCTATAACTATGACTATAGGATTGTTCTTAATAGAATATTTTAAACTTTCTGAAGGAAGATGGATATTGTTTACTATATTGTCGTTAACTACTCCGTTATATGAAACATCTAAACACAAAATTATATACAGAATAGAAGCCACTTTAATAGGGGCTATAATAATAACTGTACTATTTAGTATATTTAAATCTGAAGATAGTAGACTGCTTATAGTAATGTTAAGTGGTTATTTGCAAGGGTATGTAAATGAGTATAAACATAAAACAATATTTGTAACTATATCAGCAATTGGATCTGCAGCTATTGTTGGTAATATTCAAGCTTTGACAATTGGAAGAATTATAATGGTAGTTATAGGTGCTCTAGTAGCTATAATAGCCAATAAGTATTTATTCCCTTATAATTTAGAGAAATCAAATTATCAAATAAGAAGAATATATGATGTTTCTATAAAAAAAATGTTTAATGAATTATGCAGTTTAGTAGAAGGTAAAAATAATCCTGAAGTTATAAAAAATTTATTTGTTACAACCTCTATTATAGAATCTAAAGCAAGAATCAATGAGCAGATAGATAAAGATAAAAATTATATAAGTATAGTAAATGAAAGAAGATGTCTAGTGAGTAATATTTATGAGTTATATATGTGGATTTATAGAGAAAATATAAATTTACAGGATAGGGATAAAATTATTAATTATATAAAATTATTAATTGAATATAGAGATGATAATAAAACAGATAAAGTAACACTTGTAGAAAAAGGGATAAATGAAAGTAATAATATAAAAACAAAGATTATAATAAGTACTATACTAGTAATACTTGAAGAACTAGAAAGATTAAGTGAACTGGTTAAATTAAGTGAAAAAGCTCAGATTTAA
- the nifJ gene encoding pyruvate:ferredoxin (flavodoxin) oxidoreductase has product MAKVIKTMDGNTAAAYVAYAYTDVAAIFPITPSSTMAEVVDEWSAQGVKNIFNQKVSVVELQSEAGAAGAFHGSLQAGALTTTFTASQGLLLMIPNMYKVSGELLPGVFHVSARALASQALSIFGDHQDVMAARQTGCVLLASGSVQEVADLAPVAHLSAIKGRLPFIHFFDGFRTSHEIQKIELLDYKDYESLIDKQAVKAFRERALLPEHPVTRGTAQNPDIYFQTREAGNKFYDQIIPIVEGYMNEVSKLTGRSYGLFDYYGAPDATNILIAMGSVTETIEETIDELNSKGDKLGLVKVHLYRPFSAKHLLNVIPKTVEKICVLDRTKEPGSIGEPLYLDVRSAFYGETNAPMIIGGRYGLGSKDVAPSSIKAIFDNLASVNPKNQFTVGIDDDVTNTSLPIDESFKLEYKDTINCKFWGLGSDGTVGANKQAIKIIGDNTKKYVQAYFAYDSKKSGGITMSHLRFGDSPIRSTYLIDNADYIACHNQSYVNQYDLLKGLKKGGTFVLNTIWNESELETHLPAKMKNYLAKNEIKFYTVNATNIAQEIGLGNRINMIMQSAFFKLANIIPEDEATQYLKDSISKAYGKKGEKVVNMNYEAVEQGKNALVQINIPASWATATDEIKSVQEPEFITNILRPINAQEGDSLPVSAFNGIEDGTFPQGTAAYEKRGIAVNVPEWILENCIQCNQCSYICPHATIRPFLLNEEELQNAPEGFNTKKAVGKAFDGLQYRIQVDTMDCTGCGNCADVCPAKEKALVMKPLESQTEKEIPNWDYAVSSVSDKGHLVEGKTVKDSQFKMPLHEFSGACAGCGEPAYVKLVTQLYGDRMMIANATGCSSIWGGSAPTTPYTINHEGKGPAWANSLFEDNAEFGYGMYLGIKQIRNKIKDDMQELISMPEASSYKDVFENWIANMYNGEASKEASKKVLEVLENCKCSGKAEELLDSIRCKKDYLVKKSQWILGGDGWAYDIGYGGLDHVLASGEDINVLVFDTEIYSNTGGQASKSTPVAAMAKFAAAGKRSKKKDLGMMAMSYGNVYVAQVGMGADKNQVLKAIREAEEYDGPSLIIAYAPCISHGLKEGMGRSSANQAQAVACGYWHLYRYNPVLKEQGKNPFILDSKEPTENFRDFLMAQVRYSAIAKQFPDVAEELFNLAEKYSKERYENYKRLANQN; this is encoded by the coding sequence ATGGCAAAGGTAATCAAAACTATGGATGGTAATACAGCTGCAGCGTATGTAGCTTATGCATATACTGATGTAGCAGCTATATTCCCAATAACTCCATCTTCTACTATGGCAGAAGTGGTGGATGAATGGTCTGCACAAGGAGTAAAAAATATATTTAATCAAAAAGTAAGTGTAGTAGAATTACAATCTGAAGCAGGAGCAGCAGGAGCATTCCATGGTTCGCTTCAAGCAGGAGCTCTTACTACTACTTTTACTGCATCGCAAGGTTTACTTTTAATGATACCTAATATGTATAAGGTATCTGGGGAATTACTTCCTGGAGTATTCCATGTCAGTGCTCGTGCATTAGCATCTCAAGCACTTTCAATATTTGGTGATCATCAAGATGTTATGGCAGCACGTCAAACAGGATGTGTACTTTTAGCATCAGGTTCTGTTCAAGAGGTAGCAGACTTAGCACCAGTAGCTCATTTATCAGCTATAAAAGGAAGATTACCATTTATACATTTCTTTGATGGATTTAGAACATCTCACGAAATACAAAAAATAGAGCTTTTAGATTATAAGGACTATGAATCATTAATCGATAAACAAGCAGTAAAGGCATTTAGAGAAAGAGCATTATTACCTGAACATCCTGTAACTCGTGGTACTGCTCAAAATCCAGATATATATTTCCAAACAAGAGAAGCTGGAAATAAGTTCTATGATCAGATAATTCCTATAGTGGAAGGTTACATGAATGAAGTAAGTAAATTAACAGGTAGAAGCTATGGTTTATTTGATTATTATGGTGCGCCAGATGCTACAAATATATTAATTGCTATGGGATCTGTAACTGAAACTATAGAAGAAACTATAGATGAATTAAATTCTAAAGGAGATAAATTAGGTTTAGTAAAAGTTCACTTATACAGACCATTCTCAGCAAAACATTTACTAAATGTTATACCTAAGACTGTAGAAAAAATATGTGTATTAGATAGAACAAAAGAGCCAGGTTCTATAGGAGAGCCACTTTATTTAGATGTACGCTCTGCATTTTATGGTGAAACAAATGCACCTATGATAATAGGTGGAAGATACGGGCTAGGATCAAAAGATGTAGCACCATCAAGTATAAAGGCAATATTTGATAATCTAGCAAGTGTTAACCCTAAAAATCAATTTACTGTAGGTATAGATGATGATGTAACAAATACATCTTTACCAATAGATGAAAGCTTTAAGTTAGAATATAAAGATACTATAAACTGTAAATTCTGGGGATTAGGATCAGATGGTACAGTAGGAGCTAATAAACAAGCTATAAAAATAATAGGAGATAATACAAAGAAGTATGTACAAGCATATTTTGCATATGACTCTAAAAAGTCTGGTGGTATAACAATGTCTCACTTAAGATTTGGAGATTCTCCAATAAGATCAACATATCTAATTGATAACGCAGATTATATAGCTTGTCACAATCAATCTTATGTAAATCAATATGATTTATTAAAAGGGCTTAAAAAAGGTGGGACTTTTGTATTAAATACTATATGGAATGAATCGGAATTAGAAACTCATTTACCAGCAAAAATGAAAAACTATTTAGCTAAAAATGAAATAAAATTCTATACAGTAAATGCAACTAATATAGCTCAAGAGATAGGGCTTGGAAATAGAATAAATATGATAATGCAATCTGCATTTTTTAAATTAGCTAATATAATACCTGAAGATGAGGCTACTCAATACTTAAAAGATTCTATAAGTAAAGCTTATGGCAAAAAAGGTGAAAAGGTTGTTAATATGAACTATGAAGCAGTTGAACAAGGTAAAAATGCTTTAGTTCAAATAAATATACCTGCATCTTGGGCTACAGCTACAGATGAAATCAAGAGTGTTCAAGAGCCTGAATTTATAACAAATATATTAAGACCAATTAATGCACAAGAGGGAGATAGTTTACCGGTAAGTGCATTTAATGGTATAGAAGATGGTACATTCCCTCAAGGAACAGCTGCTTATGAAAAACGTGGTATAGCTGTAAATGTCCCAGAATGGATATTAGAGAACTGTATTCAATGTAATCAATGTTCATATATATGTCCTCACGCAACTATAAGACCATTCCTTCTAAATGAAGAAGAATTACAAAATGCGCCAGAAGGATTTAATACTAAGAAGGCTGTAGGTAAGGCATTTGATGGTTTACAATATAGAATTCAAGTAGATACTATGGACTGTACAGGATGTGGAAACTGTGCTGATGTATGTCCAGCTAAAGAAAAAGCATTAGTAATGAAACCTCTTGAAAGCCAAACTGAGAAAGAGATACCAAATTGGGATTATGCAGTATCTAGTGTATCAGATAAAGGTCACTTAGTAGAAGGAAAAACGGTTAAAGATTCTCAGTTTAAGATGCCGTTACATGAATTTTCAGGAGCATGTGCTGGATGTGGTGAGCCTGCGTATGTTAAATTAGTTACTCAATTATATGGAGATAGAATGATGATAGCTAATGCTACGGGATGTTCATCTATATGGGGTGGATCAGCTCCTACGACTCCATATACTATAAACCATGAAGGAAAAGGTCCTGCTTGGGCAAACTCATTATTTGAAGATAATGCAGAGTTTGGATATGGTATGTATTTAGGTATTAAACAAATAAGAAATAAAATAAAAGATGATATGCAAGAATTAATATCTATGCCAGAGGCTTCTTCTTATAAAGATGTATTTGAAAATTGGATAGCAAATATGTACAATGGAGAAGCATCTAAAGAAGCAAGTAAGAAAGTATTAGAAGTTTTAGAGAATTGTAAATGTAGCGGAAAAGCAGAAGAGTTACTTGATTCAATAAGATGTAAAAAAGATTACCTAGTTAAAAAATCTCAATGGATACTAGGTGGAGACGGTTGGGCATATGATATAGGATATGGAGGACTAGACCACGTTCTTGCATCTGGTGAGGATATAAATGTATTAGTATTTGATACAGAGATATATTCTAATACAGGAGGACAAGCATCAAAATCTACTCCTGTAGCCGCAATGGCAAAATTCGCAGCAGCAGGAAAAAGATCTAAGAAAAAGGATCTAGGTATGATGGCTATGAGCTATGGAAATGTATATGTTGCTCAAGTTGGTATGGGAGCAGATAAGAATCAGGTATTGAAGGCTATAAGAGAAGCTGAAGAATACGATGGACCATCATTAATAATAGCTTATGCACCATGTATATCTCATGGATTAAAAGAAGGTATGGGAAGAAGTAGTGCTAATCAAGCTCAAGCGGTTGCTTGTGGATACTGGCATTTATATAGATATAACCCTGTATTAAAAGAGCAAGGCAAGAATCCATTTATTTTAGATTCTAAGGAGCCAACAGAAAACTTTAGAGATTTCTTAATGGCACAAGTAAGATACTCTGCTATAGCTAAGCAGTTCCCAGATGTTGCAGAAGAATTATTTAATTTAGCTGAGAAATATTCTAAAGAAAGATATGAAAATTATAAGAGATTAGCAAATCAAAACTAA
- a CDS encoding PTS sugar transporter subunit IIBC: MKKIIVVVANSDYCIESLKKAGDSMDVEIKFEIQSEGKIINELSIRDIKESTAVLFAIDGEVEDLEKIERFIDCEYYEVEEQFIENDAKSVLQEILSDLN; this comes from the coding sequence ATGAAGAAAATAATAGTTGTAGTAGCGAATAGTGATTATTGTATAGAATCTTTAAAGAAAGCAGGGGATTCTATGGATGTAGAGATAAAGTTTGAAATTCAATCAGAAGGAAAAATAATAAACGAGCTGTCTATACGTGATATAAAAGAATCAACAGCGGTATTATTTGCTATAGATGGAGAAGTGGAAGACTTAGAAAAGATAGAAAGATTCATAGATTGTGAATACTATGAGGTTGAAGAACAGTTTATAGAAAATGATGCAAAATCAGTATTACAAGAGATATTATCGGATTTAAATTAA
- a CDS encoding MarR family winged helix-turn-helix transcriptional regulator produces MDEVKLEQIVRNFITIIPLFKKKLLHDNCKFDKGNLNHSHFQILAVLKKEGQQPISEVAKKLFISTPNMTKLLNKLIDEDMIERIPDEKDRRVININLTEKGNIFLENKFLEFESSLKNKFSPLSQDKLNKLNDSLITLKEVLNGISSDL; encoded by the coding sequence ATGGATGAAGTTAAATTAGAACAAATTGTTCGAAACTTTATAACGATTATTCCTTTATTTAAAAAGAAACTTTTACATGATAATTGTAAATTTGATAAAGGTAATTTAAATCATTCACACTTTCAAATATTAGCGGTTTTAAAAAAGGAAGGGCAACAACCTATATCAGAAGTAGCAAAAAAACTTTTTATATCTACACCTAATATGACTAAGTTATTAAATAAACTTATCGACGAAGATATGATTGAAAGAATCCCTGATGAAAAAGACCGAAGAGTTATAAATATAAACTTAACCGAAAAAGGAAATATATTTTTAGAAAATAAATTTTTAGAATTTGAGTCATCATTAAAAAATAAATTTTCACCTTTATCTCAAGATAAGCTTAATAAATTAAATGATTCTCTTATTACTTTAAAAGAGGTATTAAATGGAATAAGCTCAGATCTTTAA
- a CDS encoding ABC transporter ATP-binding protein translates to MKRPGGMGGGHMKMGQEKAKDFKGTMKKLISYLSPYKLAILLVIVFAIGSSVFNIVGPKILGNATTKIFEGLVSKVSNSGGGIDFDAIFRTLTILASLYIISSIFSFIQTFITSDISQKVSYNLRKSISEKINKLPLNYYDRKTNGEVLSRVTNDIDAISQNLNQILSQMITASTTLIGVLIMMLSISVTMTLVSLIVIPLSLVMIMFVVKKSQKHFRAQQEYLGHTNGHIEEMYSGHNIMKAFNGEEKAIEEFDKLSDTLYNSAWKSQFLSGMMMPIMTFIGNLGYVIVAIMGGFLAIRNKIQVGDILAFIQYVRSFMQPIAQTAQIANVMQQTAAAAERVFEFLEEDEVVEDVENPISTEGIKGAVEFENVKFGYNEEKIIIKDFSINIKPGQKVAIVGPTGAGKTTIVKLLMRFYELNGGKILIDGHDYRDFTRNDLRKVFGMVLQDTWLFNGSIMENIRYGRLDASDEEVIEAAKLAHAHHFIKTLADGYNMEINEEADNISQGQKQLLTIARAILSDPKILILDEATSSVDTRTEVLIQQAMENLMEGRTSFIIAHRLSTIKNADVILVMKDGDIVEQGNHEELLKSKGFYSELYNSQFEEEVC, encoded by the coding sequence ATGAAAAGACCTGGCGGCATGGGCGGAGGTCATATGAAAATGGGTCAAGAAAAGGCTAAAGACTTTAAAGGTACGATGAAAAAACTAATAAGCTATTTAAGCCCATATAAATTAGCTATATTATTGGTTATAGTTTTTGCTATAGGAAGTTCTGTATTTAATATAGTTGGTCCTAAAATATTAGGAAATGCAACAACTAAAATATTTGAAGGTCTAGTTAGTAAGGTAAGTAATAGTGGTGGAGGTATAGATTTTGATGCTATATTTAGAACTTTAACTATACTTGCAAGTTTATATATTATAAGTTCGATATTCTCTTTTATTCAAACTTTTATAACATCAGATATATCCCAAAAGGTATCTTATAATTTAAGAAAATCTATATCTGAAAAAATTAACAAATTACCTCTTAACTATTATGATAGAAAGACTAATGGAGAAGTTTTATCGAGAGTAACGAATGACATAGATGCAATAAGTCAAAACTTAAACCAAATATTATCACAAATGATAACAGCATCAACTACTCTTATTGGGGTTTTAATAATGATGTTATCGATAAGTGTTACAATGACGTTAGTTAGTTTAATTGTAATACCTTTATCTTTAGTGATGATTATGTTCGTTGTAAAAAAATCTCAAAAGCACTTTAGAGCGCAACAAGAGTACTTAGGACATACTAATGGACATATAGAAGAAATGTATAGTGGTCATAATATAATGAAAGCATTCAATGGTGAAGAAAAAGCTATTGAAGAGTTTGATAAATTAAGTGATACGTTATATAACTCAGCCTGGAAATCACAATTCTTATCAGGAATGATGATGCCGATAATGACATTTATAGGTAACTTAGGATATGTAATAGTAGCTATAATGGGTGGATTCTTAGCTATAAGAAATAAAATTCAAGTTGGGGATATACTTGCATTTATTCAATACGTAAGATCATTTATGCAACCTATAGCTCAAACTGCTCAAATAGCTAATGTAATGCAACAAACAGCAGCTGCAGCAGAAAGAGTGTTTGAATTCTTAGAAGAAGATGAAGTTGTAGAAGATGTTGAAAATCCAATATCAACTGAAGGGATAAAAGGTGCAGTAGAATTTGAAAATGTTAAATTTGGATACAATGAAGAGAAGATAATCATAAAAGATTTTTCTATAAATATAAAGCCAGGTCAAAAGGTAGCGATAGTTGGGCCTACTGGTGCCGGTAAAACTACAATTGTAAAATTACTTATGAGATTTTACGAATTAAATGGAGGTAAAATACTAATAGATGGCCATGACTATAGAGATTTTACCAGAAATGATTTAAGAAAAGTATTTGGTATGGTTTTACAAGATACTTGGTTATTTAATGGTAGCATAATGGAAAATATACGTTATGGTCGTCTTGATGCAAGTGATGAAGAAGTAATCGAAGCTGCTAAGTTAGCTCATGCGCATCATTTTATAAAGACACTAGCTGATGGATATAATATGGAGATAAATGAAGAAGCAGATAATATATCACAAGGTCAAAAACAATTATTAACAATAGCTAGGGCTATACTTTCAGATCCTAAAATATTGATATTAGATGAAGCAACAAGTTCTGTAGATACTCGTACAGAGGTATTGATACAACAAGCTATGGAAAATCTTATGGAAGGTAGAACTAGTTTCATAATAGCTCATAGACTATCTACAATAAAAAATGCAGATGTAATATTAGTAATGAAAGATGGAGATATAGTTGAACAAGGAAATCATGAAGAATTATTAAAATCAAAAGGATTCTATAGTGAACTATATAACAGTCAATTTGAAGAAGAAGTATGTTAG
- a CDS encoding ABC transporter ATP-binding protein: protein MTKVLKYLKPFTLSLILVIGLLIVQATCDLSLPDYTSNIVNVGIQQNGIKNAVPTVIREKELNKLMIFMDNNQKDEVNKNYKLIDKDNLTKEEYDKEVKKYPILKSEPLYKLNTNDKKEIENLNKIMSKALVKVSGIEAASQQGKIPNLPTGVDIFSVIEKLPQAQIDEMTKEIDNKTSDLDENMLTQSSIYAVKNEYEAIGINIEKLQNNYIFKSGAAMLGIALISLLATIVVGFIGSRVGAGIGRSLRKDVFRKVVSFSNVEFDKFSTASLITRSTNDIQQIQNFTVMLVRMILYAPILGIGGVLKVLNTDTSMAWIIGVAVVAILLVIIVLFSLAIPRFKKVQKLVDKLNLVTRESLVGMLVIRAFSNQKVEEKRFDETNIDLRKTNTFVNRIMSVMMPTMMLIMNMITILIVWVGSHNIDAGVMQVGDMMAFIQYSMQIIMSFLMLSMLSVILPRASVSASRIGEILSTDVAIKDSKETREFDEDKYGEVEFKNVSFKYPDAEDDVISNISFTAKPGQTTAFIGSTGSGKSTLINLIPRFFDVTEGEILVNGVDIRNINQHKLRDEIGYVPQKAVLFSGTIDSNIRYGAEGSTKEDIREAASIAQAMEFIESKPDKFETEISQGGTNVSGGQKQRLSIARALAKKPKIFIFDDSFSALDLKTDAKLRKELKSKTKDATVLIVAQRISTILHADQIVVLDEGKVVGIGTHNELMKNCEVYKQIALSQLSKEELDNE from the coding sequence ATGACTAAAGTTTTAAAATACTTAAAGCCATTTACATTATCACTTATATTAGTCATAGGGCTTTTGATAGTACAAGCGACTTGTGATTTATCTTTACCAGACTATACGTCAAATATAGTTAACGTAGGGATACAACAAAATGGTATAAAAAATGCAGTGCCTACCGTTATTAGAGAAAAAGAATTAAATAAACTAATGATTTTTATGGATAACAATCAAAAAGATGAAGTAAATAAAAATTATAAGTTAATAGACAAGGATAATTTAACTAAGGAAGAATATGATAAAGAGGTTAAAAAATATCCAATATTAAAAAGTGAACCGTTATATAAGTTAAATACAAATGATAAAAAAGAAATAGAAAATTTAAATAAAATAATGAGTAAGGCTTTGGTGAAGGTGTCAGGTATTGAAGCTGCAAGCCAACAAGGAAAAATACCAAATCTTCCAACAGGAGTAGATATTTTTTCTGTAATTGAAAAACTACCTCAAGCTCAAATAGATGAGATGACAAAAGAGATAGATAATAAAACAAGTGATTTAGATGAAAATATGCTAACTCAATCATCTATATATGCTGTAAAAAATGAATATGAAGCTATAGGTATAAATATAGAAAAATTACAAAATAATTATATATTTAAATCAGGTGCAGCTATGCTGGGAATAGCACTTATAAGTTTATTAGCAACTATAGTTGTTGGATTTATTGGTTCAAGAGTAGGTGCTGGAATAGGGCGAAGTCTTCGTAAAGATGTATTTAGAAAAGTTGTAAGTTTTTCAAATGTTGAATTTGATAAATTTTCAACTGCATCACTTATAACTCGTAGTACAAATGATATTCAACAAATACAAAACTTTACAGTTATGCTTGTAAGGATGATATTATATGCACCAATACTAGGTATAGGTGGTGTACTAAAAGTTTTAAATACTGATACATCAATGGCGTGGATAATAGGTGTAGCGGTTGTTGCTATACTTTTAGTAATTATAGTTTTATTTAGTTTAGCGATACCTAGATTTAAGAAAGTACAAAAACTAGTAGATAAACTAAACTTAGTAACACGTGAATCACTAGTAGGTATGTTAGTTATAAGAGCTTTTAGTAATCAAAAAGTAGAGGAAAAAAGATTTGATGAAACTAACATAGATTTAAGAAAAACAAATACATTTGTAAACCGTATAATGTCAGTAATGATGCCTACGATGATGTTAATTATGAATATGATAACAATACTAATAGTTTGGGTAGGTTCTCATAATATTGATGCAGGAGTAATGCAGGTTGGAGATATGATGGCATTTATTCAATATTCAATGCAAATAATAATGTCATTCTTAATGTTATCAATGTTATCAGTTATATTACCAAGAGCATCAGTTTCAGCTAGTCGTATAGGTGAAATATTATCAACTGATGTAGCTATAAAAGATTCAAAAGAAACTAGAGAATTTGATGAAGATAAGTATGGAGAAGTAGAATTTAAAAATGTTTCATTTAAATATCCTGATGCGGAAGATGATGTTATAAGCAATATAAGTTTTACAGCTAAGCCTGGTCAAACAACTGCTTTTATAGGAAGTACAGGAAGTGGTAAATCAACTTTAATAAACTTAATACCTCGTTTCTTTGATGTTACAGAAGGTGAAATTTTAGTAAATGGAGTTGATATAAGAAATATTAATCAACATAAACTTAGAGATGAAATTGGATATGTTCCACAAAAGGCAGTTTTATTCTCTGGAACTATAGATAGTAATATAAGATATGGTGCAGAAGGTTCTACAAAAGAAGATATAAGGGAAGCGGCAAGTATTGCTCAAGCTATGGAATTTATAGAGTCAAAACCAGACAAATTTGAGACTGAAATATCTCAAGGTGGTACAAATGTATCTGGTGGACAAAAACAAAGACTTTCAATAGCTCGTGCTTTAGCTAAAAAACCTAAGATATTTATATTTGATGATAGTTTCTCAGCACTAGATTTAAAAACTGATGCAAAACTTAGAAAAGAATTAAAATCAAAAACTAAAGATGCAACAGTTTTAATAGTGGCTCAAAGAATAAGTACAATACTTCATGCTGACCAAATAGTTGTACTTGATGAAGGTAAAGTTGTAGGAATAGGAACTCACAATGAGCTTATGAAAAACTGTGAAGTTTATAAGCAAATAGCACTATCTCAACTTTCAAAGGAGGAGCTAGATAATGAGTAA